The genomic region CCATTTCCCAAAGTAACTCCCTAACACCCCACTCCTCCTTAATTTTTGATAATTCTTCAAGTGAAGAGTGCACGAACTTCTCGATTAATGGTCCATAGTGCTCCTTCCTGACAGCTACATTGCCAATCCTGTGAATACCGGCCTTGCTCATCTCGATGTCGTCAACATCAAAGTAACTCTGGTAATACTTACCACCCATTGACTTGGCTATGTCATGGTCCAGAGTACCCGCTGTCGTTATTATGACATCCGCAAATCCCCTCTCAATGAACCTGGCTAACAAACCTCGGAGTCCCGTAGAAATCAGGTTCGCCGTGAATGATAGGAAGACCGTGGTGTTAGGATCATTGTACATGCTTAATAATACGTCTGCTGCCTCGGCTATGTACCTACCTTGAAACCCGCCGATTCGTTTATAGGCTTCTATCAGATCATCTATTGTGTTTATTCCAACATCTAAATCGTAAACCTCGCTTGATATGAACGGTGAATTACTCATTGAGAGATTCAAATTAATTTATTTTTAATGTTTTACGAATTTGATTACTTAACGACCCTTACCTCCTTAATGAACCCCTGCTTCATTAACTCACCAACTATGTTCCTGATGCTCCTTATCGTTAATTGTGTCTTATTCGATATCTCCTCAATGGATCTATTACCATCAATTAGCTCGAGAATCTCCAGGTACTTCTCGTTAAGTTGAGTATTCTTCAATTTCTCCTCTAAACCCTCAATGGGTACTGGTATTTCAAGACCAGGTATTTTGTATAGGTAGATCTTATGGCTTCTCCACTCCTCATAGAGGTCCTCCACAATTAATGGCTTCCAACCAGGCACCTCAAAGTCGTGAGACACAACCCTAGTACTTGGCTTTAACTCACGTTCAAGCTTAGGCTTTATTCTCTCATTAACGCTTGTGAGTAGGTACATCGTAACCACATCAGCCTCAGATAAGTCCTCCTCGAAGAAGTTCCCATAAATCACGCGAACCCTATCCTCGAGCCCAAGGTCCCTAACCCTCCTGAGGGTTTGTTCATATAGATCCTTCCTAATTTCAATGCATGCAGCCTGGGCCCCAAATTCCCTGGCGGCCATTATGACGATCCTACCGTCGCCACAACCAAGGTCATAAACAACCTCATCCCTTTTAACATTAGCCAATTGGAGCATTCTCCTAACCACGACCTCTGGCGTAGGTACAAATGGGACATCGTAAGGCATATTGAAATACGGGAAGAAATCAGAGCTATAAATATCCTTCTCTAGTGTACTTTCATAATAATCGTCGAAGTCGCTCACGAACCCTCATTACCAATCCTACTTATTATTTTTACCCTGATTCCGTCACTGCCATAATCAAGGTCGAGGTCAACAAAACCCCTCTTCTTGAGGATCTTAATCGTATCAATGAGTAATTGCCTTTCCTGGGGTGTTACTTTGGCTAGGGCATCGTTTAAGTCCTCAGAACTACTGATTATACTAAGGTACTTCCTTATTAATACCGAGTTTAGATTCATTAGTGCTGGGTTACCCTCAAGTATTAACTCGCGAATTGCGGAATCCGTAATCGAGTATATGCCCATTAATACGTCTGATAACGATACGCATTTAGTAATTACGTCATTTATCAATGACGATAATTCCGATAATTCAGGGTACTTAGTCTCCAGCCTACTAATTAACATCCTTAATTCACTCATTTTTTCAATTAAGTCCATGTATACGCCGTGACTAGGAACAAAAATTAAACTAACCACTAAATAACAACGAAATATAGCAAGTCACTGCAGAATCCTGACCAACCTACTTGATACCGATGGGTGTGAGGCGAAGACGCTCAACCTCCTACGCACTAATTCGTTGTGTAATTCCTTCCAGGTGACTCTAATTAACGCCATGGCAAGGCTTCTCCTAGGTACGAACTTAAGTGCATACTTATCCGCTGAGTACTCACTTAGCTTCATTACAGAGACTATGCCGAATACTTCAAGGAGGATTGCGATTATGAGGATTGGTATTGCTGGTAGGCTCATTAATGGTATTATGTATGTTATTAACGCAATATTCACCAACTGAGCCAGTGATATTAGGAAGAGCGTTTTCGCGGAATCGCCGTGGATTATGTGACCAACCTCGTGCATTATTACGGCGGCTAATTCATCAGTATTTAAGCACGATACAAGTCTTGAGGTTAAGATTATGTAATTGATGCCAGGTAATCCTATGGATGCGGCATTACATTGATTCACATTAACTAGGTAAATACCATAATTACCCTTAATACCCAATTTCTTAATTAATGAGTTAACATCAATCTCCTCCTCATAGAAACTTTGCGGTCTCGTCCTAGCATCATTAACCAACGAAATTAGGAACCTCCTGATCTCATTTAATGACCTCGTGTTTTCAATCCTAGATAAAAACCGCAGAGCCTCATTGAACCTCCTCTCCTCAAAATCACTATACTCTAAAACGAACTTTATGATTCGTGAATCCCTTAAATCACCATGCCTTACCCTTAACTGAAGGATGTATGAGTAAATTATTGGTATGAGAAGTGGCGAGAGGAGCAGTATTATTATTAGGTGTATTGATGGTATTACATTAATGATTCTCAACACGGCAACAACTATTGATAATGCCATGATTGAGATTAACATAAGCCCTATTAAACCAATTGATGGTGAGTAGGACCTTGGCAGATCATTGACCCTATAAACCCTATTACCCCTCTGCAACAGAAGTATTGTTATTCTACGCATGCCGTCAGTACCCAGGTACCTTAGGACCAACGCATTTACGAGGTCCCTCATCTTACCGTGACCCTTAACCCTAACCTCATGGTTAATACTTAATTCTGCATCCCCATTACTCCCATGAACCATTAACCTGGCAACCTCGCCATTGATTTCCTTAGCCGCGTATGTTAACCCAGCAATCCTCAATAAATAATCCTCTACGTAATTAATTAGGGATTGAGGATCTTTAATTAAATCACGGATTACCCGATATGTTTTTATTCCCACCATTCGTGGCTGTCTGTGCTAGGTTTATTTTTTGGGCATTAGCTAATTCCCTCAACATATTTATACTTGTATTACTCCTCCTCGCTGACTTATAACCATCAATGAAGGAGAGTATTTCATGGACATTATTATGCTCAAGAATTAACCAGAACTCCGTATTCCTCATTATACCGTAAACCTTACCCCTGGCGCTCCTCTTAATAACCCTAATGAGACCAAGCTCAACGAGTTCCTCAAGGAAGTTCCTAACTATTACCGACTCTGAGCGTGGACTCTTCCTAGTCCAGATTGATATGTCCTGGGCAACCTTTGCAGGTCTAAAGGTTATTAATTGACCCTTTGCGTTGAGGACCATGTCCTTTAACATTTGGAGTATTAGGATTTTTACCTTCTTTGTGTCCACCATTAAATTTTCCGAGGCTGTCATCAGGGCACCAGGGTTCCCGTATATATCTGCTTAAATAAATAAATTGAGAATTGGAGACACTTCCGTAATTAATAAACGTTAGAGTTTCATGGAATCTCTTTATAATTAAACGTGTGAGTTATTTTTCAATTTACCATCAAGCTCCAGTATCTTTTCAATGAGTTTCTCATCTGCATCTAATATTCTTTCTATTTCATTGATCTTATCACGTAAATTAGCAACCTCCCTTTCCAACTCCATTATCTGCTTCCTAAATATGGAATCGCCATTATTAATTACTGAACCATTAATTAATACGGCGTCATTAACGGGATTAACCTGCTTCATAGGTGCTCTACCGTCCTCTTCATCCCTACTATTTAAGTCCTCACTCACCTTAGTATTAACGGTCTTAGTCTCATTACCATTCACTCCATCGTTCAACCTTTCATTAAATCCATTATTACCCACTGAGGAAGTGACCTCCTGAGACGAAGCATTTCTAAGGTCATTGTGCCCTCTAATTATTACATGGGTTGGCTCAATAACTGCCTTTAACGGTCTCACCTTAGTAATGCCCTTACTTGTTATTACTAATGCCTCCTCCGTAGATATCTCGCTCAACTTATTAATTAAGTTCCTGGAAAACGCCACCCCTTCATCCAGGAGATCAGGATTTATCTTAAACAGCACTATATTGCAATGCTTTAATATTGATGATTTAGGAACGGCATTACTAACTAGGATTGTCCTCAACCCATACTTCGCCAACTCCATTATTATATGATCAATGATTGAGTAAGTGGGGCCGCCCATATCGAGTATGTTCTGAGCCTCCTCAATAATCAATACATGCCTAACGCCCTTCTCAATCAAGCCCCTCCTCATATAATGCATGTATAGTGCAGCTAATATTAGCGATGAGACGAGCCTCTTCTCCTCAATAATTGTTAAGTCACTGAGATCTATAACCGCGTCACCCTCCATGAGCGATTCAATGCTCACAATACCCTTGCCGATATTCATAGCCGAGTACTCAAGCCTCCTAAGTATGGCAGCCTTCATCTCAGCCTCCGTCCTCGTGCTAACGAGATAATTATCTATCTTGCTTATTAGGTCACTGAAACTCGTGTAATTTCCGTCACGAATCATCCTATAAAGCATGTACATACTCGGCTCATTAAGTCCCAAGCCAAAACCCAGTATCTCGGTTAGCAACTTCGGCGGTATCTTCTCAAGGTCTATGTTAATTGCTGAAGTGGGTAACGTTGGTAATAGGCCTGCGTATTCACCGTGCCAGTCCAATACGGTGACCACATACTTTCGATGAAGCTCCCTAATCATGGCCTTAACAAGCGATGACTTACCACCCCTAGTAGGGCCCAATATACAGAGGTGTTTATCAAGTGGCACTTTATAGGGTATCATGAAGCGCGTGCCTACTGTAACGTTATCGCCAAGGAACTCCTTTGCTAATGATGCAACAACTAATGAGGCAGGTATTGCTATTGCACTAATGCTTAATATGTCCATAGGCTTCATTATGAAGATCCCAGCAGGACTTATAAGGCACTATGAGGATCTCATTCATCGCCATAATGAGGCTTTTAGGAATTGAAGCAGCTTCATAGGCCTCATCCTAGACATAAGCCACTTAGGCATGTACCTTCTATAACGGTAAAACCTCCCATCGAGTAGAACCGCGACCTTCTTATGCCTATCTAAATCCCTCAGCAATCTACCGATTATTTGCGTTGTCGTTGATATTGCTGGGAATAGGTACGTGGTCGTAAATCCATTAATCCCAAGCCTTTTATAATAATGAGACTTTAGGAAACCCCACTGACTATATTGAGGGAGTGGAAACCCAATGATCATGACCCCGACCAACTCCTGCTCAAGAAAGTTCACACCTTCACCAATTGGGTTTTGGGCATATGTTATTACTAATGACTTGGTAACCCTGGCGCTCTCCTTAAATGTCCCAATGGCATTTACAGCCTCAGAGCTATTCCTAAGCACGAAGGTTGGTACTCCCCAAACAGGTGGTGCGTATTGATTAACGTAGGAATCCAGATACTCAATACTTGGAAAGAAGATGGCTAAGCCACCGGTTGGTGGTGATGACTCAATGAAGACCTTAATACTTCTATTAACGATGTCCAGGTACTCCCTTAACAACCTATTTCTATGCGTGAACTCTACATCAACTATGGATAGAACGCTAAGGTTTTCTCGGTATTCCCTTGGTAGGGAATCCACCGCCACGTAGTATGAAGGCTTAGAGTAAATACTCATGATGTAGGAAAACCTCCTACCAATAGATGCCGTCAGAAAAAGAGCTCTTTGTGACCTCATTATTAAGTCATGAATAGGTTTAAGCGAGAGACACCTCAGCCTAACAAGCTTACCATCATACGTGAATGCGCACAGGTCATTTCCAAAGTGCGTCAGTATTTCAATGACCTTATCATTAATTAATTCCGACCCCTTTAACAAATCATCAATATCAAATCTCCTCAAAACCACAACCTCCCTCTGCGGTGTATAATTACCCACCCTATCAAGTAACTTATTGGCTATGTCATTACCATGCGATGCCCATTGTCTCAACTCATCAATGCTTATACTCACTGACTCCTCAAGACCCGCAGCAACGTTGTGGAATTCGTCAATTATCACGAGAGGTTTGTTCCAGGTATTGATTATGTTCATTAACTTACCGTAAAGTTCGGGGCTCGATAGGTATGCGTGGGTTGATATTACTATGGGTAGTTGATAGGCAAGAGCCTCATTAACCTCGTATGGGCATAAACCATCATTAAATAGGTCAAGGGAATTACAGGTCATCACAGACGACGATACCTCAGTCTTCCTAACCCTACACTTACCACTCAACCTATATAGAAGACATTGCTTCGAGTTACGTGCATTAAATGGGCACATTGATTCCCTGCCAAGGAATAATGATACCCTATCCCTAATACCAACTTGTCTCGTGAATTCACAAAGCTGTAGCGCCTCTGCTCTAGACCTAGTTATTATTAGTGCCTGGCCGCCATCGTTGATCCACCTCTTGGCTATCGTCACTGCTATCCTGGATTTACCAAAACCGGGGTATGCATTTAGTAGGATTACGTCTTTTTCCCTCAGCATTGAGTATACGTAATCGGCAATATCCATTATCCAATAAGATGTTGCCCAAGCAAGTTAATTAGGCACTAATTATGCGGAGGGTTCGTAAATCCGCGTCTTAGAACCCTCAAGGAACTTCTTCTTTATATTCTTCATGTTCTCGAGAGCGCTGTTAATTGCATTAAGTACCTTCGGGTCTGTATTGACCTCATCAAGGTCCTTACAATTGTTTAGTACCTTCTCGAATAAATCATCGACTATCTTATCAGGGAGCCTTTCAAGAGCCTCACCATAGATCTTTGGTAATTCATTGCTTATGAATTCCACAACGTCATTGACATCCTTCCAATTATCCTCAGCCTGCCTAATTATTGACAGTATGGTCTCTAGACTATACCTCTCATCAGCCGATAATTTAGAGTCATCAAGCTCAAGGTAAGCCCTATTTAGGCAGTACCTAACGAACCTATAGATTAATGGGTTAATACTGAGTGCCGACATCGAGTTACGCAATAATGGCTCTTTAAAAACCTATACTTAACGCCCAGCCCCATTAAATTAAATAAATTAATTTATAGGGGTGGTTAATCATGAGGTTGGGAAGCCTTGATCGACACGCATGCGCATTTAAGTAGGTGGGATGTGTATGATCATGCGGATGAGTTGGTAAGGGAGGCTCGTAGGGAGGGATTATTGGCCATAATTAATGTGACCATGAGACTCAATGAGGTAGGGAATGCACTTAGTTTAGTGAGTAGGTATGGTGGGTTTGTTTATACTGCGTTGGGTTATGATTATGGCGGCTTCGATATTAGGGAGGTTCAGGAAATCATGAGGGTTATTAATGAGAGGAGGAACTTGATTGTTGGTATTGGTGAGGTTGGGCTTGACTATAGTGTTGTTAGGGATAGAATGCTTAGGGAGATTTCACGACACATATTCACTAAGTGGATAATGCTTGCCAGGGACCTTGATTTACCACTGATAATTCATTCGAGGGACGCTGAAGACGATGTTATCAAGTTATTGAGTAGGTATGGGCCGGTTAAATGCGTAATGCACGCATTCAATGGCAGTAAAGAGCAGGTAATGAAATTACTTGAGCTTGGTTGTTACTTCTCAATACCACCAACCATAACCAGGTCTAGGCAGAAGAGGGATTTGGCCATGATGCTGCCTCTAAATAGGATACTCCTTGAGAGCGATACACCTGAGCTTGGGCCTAGTCCTGGTGAGGTGTCGAGACCAGTACACATTAAGGTAACTCTGACGGAGCTCTCAAGTATTCTAAATATTAATGTAACAGAGCTGAGTAATATCATTGTTGAGAACACATTATCGGTCTTTCAACTCGGTAAGAGGTGAGTCAGTCCTGCGTGGTCTCTTCATGATTCATCTCTCCGGTCCTCATCACCCATTTAATAGTTTCCTGGAGGGAGGTAATAAATAATTTATTAATTCTATCATGGTTATTAGCTGAGGAATTGTCATGAGGATTATTGATAAGGTCATTGAGGTATTGAGGAATAGGGGGTTTAAGATTAGGGTTGTTCGTGATGACTCAATAAAGGCTGACCTCAATAGGTTAAGGGCTAAGGTTTGGGTTGTTCCCGGGGATTACTTTCCATGGTGGTCTAACCCACTCGACATGATTGAGGAGCTGGATCTTAATGATATTAATGCATTATTTGTTATTTCTGAGAGGCCTTATGTAATTAGTGATTATATCATGAATAATTTATCTAGGGCTCGTTATTGGTTTAATAAGGAGTTGAATATTAAGGTATACGCAATAAATATCGATAGGCTTGAGGAGGACTTGGAGGATGGTATTAACCTTGCAATAACGAACTTTTACAGGGAGGTCAGTAACGTAATGCTGAGGGGAAATGCCTGCCCTAGCTGCGGTTCACCAATGGCCCTAATGTACTCCTCAAGATATTACTCACGCAGGTGGAGGACATGGGTTAATGAGTATGTTGAGGTTTGTGAGAAGTGCAAGGTAATTTCCCATAGATTAACCCTTTCATGATTATAACAGTGGATTTTACCCAAAATAATACTTATTAACCACTAAGGTGATAACCTATAGAAGCAGGTTTTATGCCTGGTTTACCATTTATGCCGTTAGATGCAAGGTTCGCAGATGTGCTTGGATTAATAGATACGCTCGCCAATGAGTTTAAGGGACAAGCCGACATATTCATGATCGCGAAGGAGATGGAGTCGGATATTGATGATTTAATTCCGGCACTTAATGCCGCCGTTTACCTTGGGTTTGTCGAGGTTAAGGGTGGTGATGTTAAGATTACGAATGAGGGTAAGGAATTCCTCAATGCCAAGATTAGTGATAGGAAGAAGATACTTCGGCAAAAGTTGCTTAATCTTGAGCCGTTTCACACAGCCTATAACCTGGGGTTACGTAAGCCCTTCACCATCGATGATCTTATCGAGGAATTGAATGAGAAGGGCTACGTAGAGGCCAGGGAGCCAGGCATTAGACATTTACTCGAAATATTGCTGGCTGAGTGGGGCGTATTCGCCGGCATGCTTAAGAGGAGGGGTGATGTGTACATTGCAATACCATGAATTAAATCATTTGTTGACCTTTACAAAAACCATTCCCGAGACGATCACCTCCTCAATAACACCATCATTTAGTAATTGATTATAGATTAATCGCCAATTATCAGAAACATTACTACTGAGCCACTCCTCAAATTGGGGCTTTGGTATCATTCCCTGAATCTCACTCTTCATTTTATCCACAAGTCTCTGAAGATTCAATTTATTACCTCTACCATTACCCGAATCGTTAATACCATTCCTGGCATTATCAGCCACGGAATTCTCAATAACCCTCCTCTTTATATAAAACGTGCCATCTAACGTACTATACATTACCTCAAAGAAGCCAGACCTACTCAATTTATTTATTAAATCAATATTCATCTTTATACCCAGTAAGTGCTCCACCTCTTCAATACTAACCCACCTATCATCAATAACCCCCATCAACCTTTTTATCAAATCGTCACTTACTACCAATGTCATGCGTGAAGTGTTGCGTACCAATATAAATCTTAAATAATTAATTTAAAAAGAACAATCAATGATTACCTCCTACAAGGTACCCACCGTACTAGTGATTGGTAGAGTGGGTAAGGAATTAGCCGTGTGGAGCATTGATGGGACCACCACGACTCTAGGCAACATTAACGGTATTGAGTTAGTTAATGAACTTAAGGTGGATAGGCAGGTGACGGGTCACGTGGCCATTGCATCCTTTGGGCAATACGTGATTAAGGCCATGGACATGGGTAGTAGGTACGGCTCATACACATTAAGTGAGGATTCGCTTGTTAGGATACCCAGTAGGGGTGGTGTTGACCTTAGGAAGTACAATGATTGGGTCACGATAAGGAATGCCTTCATACTAATTGGGGATCCAAATTCCGGTTATTCTGATTATTACCCATTAATATGTCCTTATAGGGTTGGTGATACGTTATTCATAAACGCTGGATATGCGGGTTCAGGGAGTGTAAGGACTGTACTAACCATACTTGGGATACTGCGTAATTACGCT from Vulcanisaeta distributa DSM 14429 harbors:
- a CDS encoding deoxyhypusine synthase, with translation MSNSPFISSEVYDLDVGINTIDDLIEAYKRIGGFQGRYIAEAADVLLSMYNDPNTTVFLSFTANLISTGLRGLLARFIERGFADVIITTAGTLDHDIAKSMGGKYYQSYFDVDDIEMSKAGIHRIGNVAVRKEHYGPLIEKFVHSSLEELSKIKEEWGVRELLWEMGRRIDDDYSILRAASRAGVPIYVPGFVDGAFGTAILTYNEMQRTRTGGRQVRVDVLKDEHELMDIVYSSKSLGALIIGGGISKHHVIWWSQFAGGLDYVVYITMAVEWDGSLSGARPKEAITWGKVKPTARQAFILEDATVVLPILIPYVVKKLGFRRGVRVIT
- a CDS encoding class I SAM-dependent methyltransferase — encoded protein: MPYDVPFVPTPEVVVRRMLQLANVKRDEVVYDLGCGDGRIVIMAAREFGAQAACIEIRKDLYEQTLRRVRDLGLEDRVRVIYGNFFEEDLSEADVVTMYLLTSVNERIKPKLERELKPSTRVVSHDFEVPGWKPLIVEDLYEEWRSHKIYLYKIPGLEIPVPIEGLEEKLKNTQLNEKYLEILELIDGNRSIEEISNKTQLTIRSIRNIVGELMKQGFIKEVRVVK
- a CDS encoding M48 family metalloprotease; its protein translation is MVGIKTYRVIRDLIKDPQSLINYVEDYLLRIAGLTYAAKEINGEVARLMVHGSNGDAELSINHEVRVKGHGKMRDLVNALVLRYLGTDGMRRITILLLQRGNRVYRVNDLPRSYSPSIGLIGLMLISIMALSIVVAVLRIINVIPSIHLIIILLLSPLLIPIIYSYILQLRVRHGDLRDSRIIKFVLEYSDFEERRFNEALRFLSRIENTRSLNEIRRFLISLVNDARTRPQSFYEEEIDVNSLIKKLGIKGNYGIYLVNVNQCNAASIGLPGINYIILTSRLVSCLNTDELAAVIMHEVGHIIHGDSAKTLFLISLAQLVNIALITYIIPLMSLPAIPILIIAILLEVFGIVSVMKLSEYSADKYALKFVPRRSLAMALIRVTWKELHNELVRRRLSVFASHPSVSSRLVRILQ
- a CDS encoding ATP-binding protein produces the protein MDILSISAIAIPASLVVASLAKEFLGDNVTVGTRFMIPYKVPLDKHLCILGPTRGGKSSLVKAMIRELHRKYVVTVLDWHGEYAGLLPTLPTSAINIDLEKIPPKLLTEILGFGLGLNEPSMYMLYRMIRDGNYTSFSDLISKIDNYLVSTRTEAEMKAAILRRLEYSAMNIGKGIVSIESLMEGDAVIDLSDLTIIEEKRLVSSLILAALYMHYMRRGLIEKGVRHVLIIEEAQNILDMGGPTYSIIDHIIMELAKYGLRTILVSNAVPKSSILKHCNIVLFKINPDLLDEGVAFSRNLINKLSEISTEEALVITSKGITKVRPLKAVIEPTHVIIRGHNDLRNASSQEVTSSVGNNGFNERLNDGVNGNETKTVNTKVSEDLNSRDEEDGRAPMKQVNPVNDAVLINGSVINNGDSIFRKQIMELEREVANLRDKINEIERILDADEKLIEKILELDGKLKNNSHV
- a CDS encoding helicase C-terminal domain-containing protein, which produces MDIADYVYSMLREKDVILLNAYPGFGKSRIAVTIAKRWINDGGQALIITRSRAEALQLCEFTRQVGIRDRVSLFLGRESMCPFNARNSKQCLLYRLSGKCRVRKTEVSSSVMTCNSLDLFNDGLCPYEVNEALAYQLPIVISTHAYLSSPELYGKLMNIINTWNKPLVIIDEFHNVAAGLEESVSISIDELRQWASHGNDIANKLLDRVGNYTPQREVVVLRRFDIDDLLKGSELINDKVIEILTHFGNDLCAFTYDGKLVRLRCLSLKPIHDLIMRSQRALFLTASIGRRFSYIMSIYSKPSYYVAVDSLPREYRENLSVLSIVDVEFTHRNRLLREYLDIVNRSIKVFIESSPPTGGLAIFFPSIEYLDSYVNQYAPPVWGVPTFVLRNSSEAVNAIGTFKESARVTKSLVITYAQNPIGEGVNFLEQELVGVMIIGFPLPQYSQWGFLKSHYYKRLGINGFTTTYLFPAISTTTQIIGRLLRDLDRHKKVAVLLDGRFYRYRRYMPKWLMSRMRPMKLLQFLKASLWR
- a CDS encoding TatD family hydrolase, whose amino-acid sequence is MIDTHAHLSRWDVYDHADELVREARREGLLAIINVTMRLNEVGNALSLVSRYGGFVYTALGYDYGGFDIREVQEIMRVINERRNLIVGIGEVGLDYSVVRDRMLREISRHIFTKWIMLARDLDLPLIIHSRDAEDDVIKLLSRYGPVKCVMHAFNGSKEQVMKLLELGCYFSIPPTITRSRQKRDLAMMLPLNRILLESDTPELGPSPGEVSRPVHIKVTLTELSSILNINVTELSNIIVENTLSVFQLGKR
- a CDS encoding AAA-associated domain-containing protein: MPLDARFADVLGLIDTLANEFKGQADIFMIAKEMESDIDDLIPALNAAVYLGFVEVKGGDVKITNEGKEFLNAKISDRKKILRQKLLNLEPFHTAYNLGLRKPFTIDDLIEELNEKGYVEAREPGIRHLLEILLAEWGVFAGMLKRRGDVYIAIP